From one Bacteroides eggerthii genomic stretch:
- a CDS encoding lipopolysaccharide biosynthesis protein, with amino-acid sequence MSIKEQAAKSVFWSAAERFSVQGIQFVLTLVIARILSPDAYGLVAMLGIFMALSQVLVDSGFANALIQKKDRTETDYSTAFYFNAAGSLLIYLCLFVCAPLIARFFAEPQLTVIARVIGLTLVINSLGIVQQARLTVDLDFKRLARASLGAVAISGAVGIWLAYHGFGVWTLVWQSLLNSLLRVVFLWIFSRWMPRWIFSWQSFRVLFSFGSKLMLANLLHTFYVNCYSLIIGKCFSASQLGFFNRSYTLAQFPSTNFTNIVVRAVYPIQCRYQDDMPRLRSMFLKYMRMSCYLIFPVMVAVAALAEPLVEVVLTDKWLPAVPYLQILCVAFMWDPVMKINHSILNVKGRTDYFLYAEIWKKLIAFAILFVTIPLGVSAMCWGLVLYSFADMGVIICYSRKLMKAGYLRQLCELLPVLLLNGIMGMCLYLITLLPLSAWERLLLGVPSGLIIYVVGSCVFHMSEWQMLLSVLNKSGGRSSLSSE; translated from the coding sequence ATGTCGATAAAGGAGCAAGCTGCTAAAAGTGTGTTTTGGAGTGCAGCGGAGCGTTTTTCCGTACAAGGCATCCAGTTTGTGCTGACTCTCGTCATCGCCCGTATCCTGTCGCCGGACGCATACGGGTTGGTGGCAATGCTAGGCATTTTCATGGCTCTTTCTCAGGTGCTGGTCGACAGTGGATTTGCCAATGCTCTTATTCAAAAGAAAGACCGTACGGAAACCGATTACAGTACTGCTTTCTATTTCAATGCCGCAGGTTCGTTGCTGATTTACCTGTGTTTGTTTGTCTGTGCACCTTTGATAGCTCGTTTTTTTGCTGAACCGCAGCTTACTGTTATTGCTCGCGTGATAGGCCTGACTCTGGTCATAAACTCTTTGGGCATTGTGCAGCAGGCGCGGCTGACGGTGGACTTGGACTTCAAGCGTCTGGCGCGGGCTTCGCTGGGAGCGGTGGCTATTAGCGGGGCTGTCGGCATCTGGTTGGCCTATCATGGGTTCGGTGTATGGACTTTGGTGTGGCAAAGCCTTCTGAACAGTCTTCTTCGTGTCGTTTTCTTATGGATATTTTCTCGTTGGATGCCTCGTTGGATTTTCTCATGGCAGTCGTTTCGTGTACTTTTCTCTTTCGGTTCCAAACTGATGCTGGCCAACCTGCTGCACACTTTTTATGTCAACTGCTATTCCCTGATTATAGGAAAGTGCTTTTCGGCTTCCCAACTGGGGTTCTTTAACCGTTCCTACACGTTGGCGCAGTTTCCTTCCACCAACTTCACGAACATTGTTGTTCGTGCGGTCTATCCCATTCAGTGCCGTTATCAAGATGATATGCCCCGGTTGCGCAGCATGTTCCTGAAATATATGCGCATGTCGTGCTACTTGATTTTTCCTGTCATGGTGGCAGTGGCAGCATTGGCAGAGCCGCTGGTAGAAGTTGTATTGACGGACAAATGGCTTCCAGCGGTCCCTTACCTGCAGATTCTTTGCGTGGCTTTTATGTGGGATCCGGTGATGAAAATCAATCATAGCATTTTGAACGTGAAAGGGCGTACCGACTATTTCCTGTATGCCGAGATATGGAAGAAGCTCATTGCGTTTGCCATATTGTTTGTCACGATTCCTTTAGGGGTATCGGCCATGTGCTGGGGACTGGTGCTGTATTCCTTTGCCGACATGGGAGTGATTATCTGCTATTCCCGCAAGCTGATGAAGGCCGGTTATCTGCGCCAGCTTTGTGAATTACTGCCGGTGCTGTTGCTGAATGGCATAATGGGGATGTGCCTGTACCTGATTACGCTTTTGCCGTTGTCCGCATGGGAACGGCTTCTCTTAGGTGTGCCGTCGGGACTGATAATTTATGTTGTGGGGTCCTGCGTGTTCCATATGTCTGAATGGCAGATGCTGCTTTCGGTTCTGAATAAGTCGGGAGGACGCTCTTCTCTATCTTCCGAGTAG